One region of Cryptosporidium parvum Iowa II chromosome 4, whole genome shotgun sequence genomic DNA includes:
- a CDS encoding dynein light chain tctex1: protein MSSSSNLGSDPSNPTNKSTENPVGGTAEHDFDPNSMPNGQISSISSFSSIKDGVQDCIITSINSVLDQSTEYNASEVTTWVDSITSQCLENLRKLSEKFKYIVSVIVLQRSPAGFHLFTTCYWDQANDGSVTHRWDNKNLHCVVVVYGVAY from the coding sequence ATGTCAAGTTCATCAAATTTAGGGAGTGACCCTTCAAATCCTACAAATAAATCAACTGAAAACCCCGTAGGTGGTACGGCAGAACATGATTTTGACCCAAATTCTATGCCCAATGGACAGATCTCgtcaatttcttcattttcttcaataaagGATGGCGTTCAAGATTGTATTATTACATCTATCAACTCTGTTTTAGACCAATCCACTGAATATAATGCATCTGAAGTCACAACATGGGTAGATTCAATTACAAGTCAATGTTTAGAGAATTTACGCAAGCTGAGTGAAAAATTCAAGTATATTGTGAGTGTTATCGTTCTACAAAGGAGTCCCGCAGGTTTCCATCTTTTTACTACATGTTACTGGGACCAGGCAAATGATGGAAGTGTTACCCATCGTTGGGATAACAAAAACTTGCATTGTGTCGTGGTCGTATATGGGGTTGCATATTAG
- a CDS encoding ring domain protein, whose amino-acid sequence MISFLQSQLQDEDEMNINYNQNNSETQAEDINVEGDGLDLGNITDLGADLNDLMNDNEENTFGVSLYEDLIDINSIDVERNNSNLQKTIENEVTLKSKIETSLLVYKVNCERSDTIIIYEEKNVKFGLSNDLIGTGTLILEKIEDSDVFALSWEGKLLECFSSNKQSIQDVSKYSFLLQYIIDINIKIIQDDEFFIFIKSDFQLENETIFLQFSFNSEEKANFWYNNLTKYKRLIIKKTNVEENDNNTKQTQVKRSREYSNDCQINDQKHKSLSISNSQPPKISIPFYRDNKHSKKSSNIPNTLSYYQSENLFPLVKHEDKVHIENQIKNLIYTNISITNDLDNNSTDVLSSFDIESNKSIIKQKCSFIKFIVNSIQSNIVENKTSSLSISTFPKSIQSSSSCDNTLNFQATKENYAQNSQPQIFTCPICYESFDYNDIITLQPCGHQLCFYCEHRLVDSKCPWDRSKYTIKTQEKC is encoded by the coding sequence ATGATCAGTTTTTTACAAAGCCAATTGCAAGACGAAGAtgaaatgaatataaattataatcaaaataacAGTGAAACTCAAGCTGAAGACATTAATGTTGAAGGAGATGGATTAGATTTAGGAAATATTACTGACTTAGGAGCAGATTTGAATGATTTAATGaatgataatgaagaaaatacaTTTGGTGTTAGTTTATACGAGGATcttattgatattaattcaatcGATGTTGAAAGAAACAATTCAAACCTTCAAAAGACCATTGAAAATGAAGTAACTTTAAAGTCAAAAATTGAGACTAGCTTACTTGTTTACAAAGTAAATTGTGAAAGGTCTGatacaataattatttatgaggaaaaaaatgttaaatttGGCCtttcaaatgatttaatagGAACTGGTACActaattttagaaaaaattgaagattctGATGTATTTGCATTATCATGGGAAGGAAAATTGCTCGAATGCTTTAGTAGCAACAAACAAAGCATTCAAGATGTCTCTAAATACTCATTTTTATTGCAATAcattattgatattaatataaaaattattcaagatgatgaattctttatttttatcaagTCTGATTTCCAACTTGAGAATGAAACCATTTTTCTTCagttttcttttaattcagAGGAAAAGGCAAACTTCTGgtataataatttaactAAGTATAAAcgattaattattaaaaaaacaaatgttgaagaaaatgataataatactaaaCAAACTCAAGTAAAAAGATCTAGAGAATATTCAAATGATTGCCAAATTAATGATCAGAAACATAAATCTCTTTCAATAAGTAACTCTCAACCCCCAAAGATTTCAATTCCTTTTTATAGAGATAATAAACATTCCAAAAAATCGTCAAATATTCCAAACACTCTTAGTTATTATCAATCTGAGAATCTTTTTCCTCTGGTTAAACATGAAGATAAAGTTCATattgaaaatcaaattaaaaatctCATCTACACAAATATTAGCATTACAAATGAtcttgataataattctacCGATGTATTATCATCTTTTGATATTGAATCTAACAAATCCATTATTAAGCAAAAGTgttcatttattaaatttattgtCAACTCTATTCAATCAAATATTGTGGAAAATAAAACTTCATCATTGTCAATTTCAACATTTCCAAAGTCTATCCAATCCTCATCATCATGTGATAATACACTAAATTTTCAAGCAactaaagaaaattatgCACAAAATTCCCAACCCCAAATTTTTACATGCCCGATATGCTATGAAAGTTTTGATTATAATGATATAATTACGCTTCAACCATGTGGACATCAATTATGTTTTTATTGTGAGCATAGATTGGTGGATTCTAAATGCCCTTGGGATAGATCTAAATATACTATTAAAACTCAAGAAAAGTGTTAA